Proteins found in one Triticum urartu cultivar G1812 chromosome 4, Tu2.1, whole genome shotgun sequence genomic segment:
- the LOC125552093 gene encoding uncharacterized protein LOC125552093 isoform X1, with translation MSVAKKDEVCGHPLGLRLGEPAAGVPIKKRPVFLSDKSVPSGMTLSMKPPSTPTGMSVSALGAGFSNEPVLNRSKSDIPSRSFTPSTNEKKGVLLNGSSEIPSRGESGRLGSAAPVARSQSHKFLTLDLQLASRQNVKINSNSPVKKEKLDQGFSIFPSARPPKDVQTTSGMESSSNASLGKLSNLDLNVSLDPVDQLEGLPTMQAGFNIPHHTTIQHQKAQVPPVAPFSSVSSRLSLNIDNTLKPSSAYQLPNKSVAADVTLDLQLKPPTRPELGISWKGLAPDPELSLSLSGNHTDEPKGLNVPDAIFTSEPVERANKISLEVPAPVSDKSPAEKISKPMACNVNPHTTMPQSVSGNVEIMPSNLVKKEPGEPTRRHIQKNVEKPPLFVQQSVGQASSSAEFEKTGNLNQVCGKAGFDLYSGKFPNGSGVRNGLEVVTDSVPAQTDKLCGVACTEKFIKREEVTTAIPSPVIATVSGQSESLIAKSLHLEGNVASPVAGLCEPASQPTISASGPASCNPVKATIDCKPAVNQIHAHKNVARKPCDVSRSSSNPTAEPLVFNSLHRAVLDGMSQGSASMDFSEDGDNAVSQLPTTNKPRVESLGNSQITEVNNLITEPRKEGDSNMHHDCLSVTNKVHIQGTDDVKRVNTPDVIATHSGEEEHESEVSVNGKAKDKQLLTSDKNSPLTNTDITMEDVKISAGASSADLTRSPILGASGSHKIDSTRQSPKTSDNTVEKCRIPVIKSERSQSPDGKQAANCSEDNTKIAAVKSEHGTEKEEIARGSNLQPNDPVLGEDSLVDGASTSQLHNESTEVKSTGERSEHEKSKPDSCMTSSVQNEKDGQVNGSHWRDVANAYVNRNERWERFMQSERENNREFHGGRDMNNQRRIDPRYRGRGGGYHGYPRNFRGPRMSDESEIDFEDEPIVGRRRPHENDYGHLHRTQHRRLRSPLHQMPGCLMREMEHDRFSRREIMDPRLLDHGQMDDVPDDMMEQRFFMPHPHSQHTLGDHAFIHRDRSHSPGQRRGAPVHFHRGRSPETMHRSPPLNRSDRPYLPHQRHIRRRGSPFDRVGHDERGMQRNMKRCGMHQGVEGETFEPPLHPAQLAELHAEAELTERRRFGERRGYRRSLERSPMGGDEEMLSYHHGDGDIDFADGDGGPREPDGRGFRNRMEHRARGEQEDGFRYRGPQGCRDGNPNDSRSKKRRY, from the exons ATGTCGGTAGCCAAGAAGGACGAG GTTTGCGGTCATCCGCTTGGGCTGCGATTGGGTGAGCCGGCTGCTGGTGTTCCCATTAAGAAAAGGCCGGTTTTCTTATCCGACAAATCAGTTCCATCTGGAATGACACTCTCCATGAAGCCCCCATCTACTCCGACGGGGATGTCCGTCTCGGCTCTGGGGGCTGGCTTTAGCAACGAGCCTGTCTTGAATAGATCTAAATCGGATATTCCCAGTAGATCTTTTACTCCGTCGACGAACGAGAAGAAAGGCGTGCTACTTAATGGCTCAAGCGAGATCCCCTCTCGTGGAGAGAGTGGTAGACTAGGGAGTGCTGCTCCCGTTGCCAGATCACAGAGTCACAAGTTTCTGACTTTGGATTTACAGTTAGCGTCTCGTCAGAATGTCAAAATCAACTCTAATTCCCCTGTCAAGAAAGAGAAACTAGATCAGGGGTTTTCTATATTTCCTTCAGCAAGACCTCCCAAGGATGTGCAAACAACAAGTGGCATGGAATCTTCTTCTAACGCTAGCTTGGGAAAACTATCTAATTTAGATCTTAATGTATCACTGGACCCAGTTGATCAACTTGAAGGTTTGCCTACAATGCAGGCTGGCTTTAACATACCCCATCATACAACAATTCAGCATCAGAAAGCACAGGTTCCCCCAGTGGCACCCTTTTCTTCAGTAAGCAGTCGGCTGAGTCTAAATATTGACAATACTCTGAAACCGTCAAGTGCATATCAACTTCCTAATAAGAGTGTGGCAGCTGATGTTACCTTAGATTTGCAACTTAAACCACCAACCAGACCAGAGCTTGGAATAAGCTGGAAAGGCCTTGCTCCTGATCCAGAGCTAAGCCTCTCTCTATCTGGTAATCACACAGATGAGCCTAAGGGTCTGAATGTTCCTGATGCTATATTTACGTCTGAACCTGTTGAAAGAGCCAATAAGATCAGCCTGGAGGTTCCTGCACCAGTCTCCGATAAATCACCAGCTGAGAAGATTTCGAAACCTATGGCGTGTAATGTAAATCCTCACACCACCATGCCACAATCAGTTTCTGGAAATGTGGAGATAATGCCCAGTAATTTGGTGAAGAAAGAGCCTGGAGAACCTACACGGCGACATATCCAGAAAAATGTAGAAAAGCCACCTCTGTTCGTCCAACAAAGTGTTGGACAGGCTAGCAGTAGTGCTGAATTTGAAAAAACTGGCAACCTAAACCAAGTGTGTGGTAAAGCTGGCTTTGATTTGTACTCTGGAAAGTTTCCAAATGGTAGTGGTGTCCGCAATGGATTGGAGGTAGTGACTGATAGTGTTCCTGCACAAACTGACAAGTTGTGTGGTGTTGCTTGCACTGAGAAATTTATCAAGCGTGAAGAAGTGACAACTGCCATCCCAAGCCCTGTGATTGCAACAGTAAGTGGTCAGTCTGAGTCATTAATTGCTAAATCACTGCATTTGGAAGGTAATGTTGCCAGCCCTGTTGCTGGATTATGTGAACCAGCTAGTCAACCCACCATTTCTGCTTCGGGACCTGCAAGCTGTAATCCTGTTAAAGCTACTATTGATTGTAAACCAGCAGTTAATCAGATTCATGCTCACAAAAATGTGGCCCGGAAGCCTtgtgatgtatcccgaagttcctCCAACCCTACAGCTGAACCTCTGGTTTTCAATTCTCTGCACCGTGCTGTACTTGATGGTATGTCCCAAGGAAGTGCTTCAATGGACTTTTCAGAGGATGGTGATAATGCTGTTTCACAGCTGCCTACTACCAATAAGCCTCGTGTTGAGTCATTGGGTAATAGTCAAATTACTGAGGTTAATAACTTAATCACAGAGCCGCGGAAAGAAGGTGATAGTAATATGCATCATGACTGTTTGTCCGTGACAAATAAGGTTCACATTCAGGGCACTGATGATGTGAAGCGTGTTAATACGCCAGATGTCATTGCCACCCATTCAGGTGAGGAGGAGCATGAAAGTGAGGTTTCTGTTAATGGGAAAGCCAAAGACAAACAATTGTTGACATCTGATAAGAATTCCCCACTGACTAATACTGACATTACCATGGAAGATGTTAAGATTTCCGCAGGTGCCAGTTCAGCAGATCTTACAAGATCACCTATTTTGGGAGCTTCAGGTTCCCATAAAATAGATTCTACGAGGCAATCTCCCAAGACATCTGATAACACTGTCGAGAAGTGTAGAATCCCAGTGATAAAATCTGAAAGGAGTCAGTCTCCTGATGGTAAACAAGCTGCTAATTGTAGCGAGGACAATACAAAAATTGCTGCTGTAAAGAGTGAGCATGGGACAGAAAAGGAAGAGATTGCTAGAGGCTCTAATTTACAGCCAAACGATCcagttttgggtgaagattcaCTTGTTGACGGAGCTTCGACCAGTCAACTACATAATGAATCTACAGAGGTAAAATCGACAGGTGAAAGATCAGAACACGAAAAATCCAAACCTGACTCTTGCATGACATCTTCTGTACAGAATGAAAAAGATGGACAGGTTAATGGGTCGCATTGGCGAGATGTGGCAAATGCTTATGTTAATAG GAATGAAAGATGGGAGAGGTTCATGCAGTCTGAGCGAGAGAACAATAGAGAGTTCCATGGTGGCAGAGACATGAACAATCAACGGAGGATAGACCCACGTTATCGTGGTCGTGGTGGTGGATATCATGGCTATCCAAGGAACTTCAGGGGTCCAAGAATGAGCGATGAGTCTGAAATTGACTTCGAAGATGAACCTATTGTTGGCAGAAGGAGGCCACATGAAAATGACTACGGGCACTTGCACCGAACTCAGCATAGGCGGCTGCGTTCACCACTGCATCAGATGCCTGGCTGCCTCATGAGAGAAATGGAGCATGACAGATTTTCTAGGAGAGAGATTATGGACCCTAGGCTGTTGGATCACGGGCAGATGGATGATGTCCCAGATGACATGATGGAACAGAGGTTTTTCATGCCCCATCCTCATTCACAGCACACTCTAGGTGATCATGCATTTATCCACAGGGACAGGAGTCATTCACCTGGTCAAAGAAGGGGCGCCCCCGTGCATTTCCACCGGGGACGGTCCCCTGAAACCATGCACAGATCACCACCACTAAACAGAAGTGACAGACCATACTTACCTCATCAACGCCACATACGACGCCGTGGTTCTCCATTCGACCGAGTAGGACATGACGAGAGAGGTATGCAAAGGAACATGAAGCGGTGTGGCATGCATCAAGGTGTGGAAGGTGAGACCTTTGAGCCACCTTTACATCCCGCTCAACTAGCCGAGCTACATGCAGAGGCTGAGCTTACAGAGAGAAGGAGGTTTGGGGAGAGGAGAGGGTATCGTCGATCCTTGGAACGGAGCCCCATGGGCGGCGACGAGGAGATGCTCTCATACCACCACGGCGATGGCGACATCGACTTCGCCGATGGTGATGGCGGTCCACGGGAGCCTGATGGCCGTGGCTTCAGGAACAGAATGGAGCACCGAGCAAGGGGCGAGCAGGAAGACGGCTTCAGGTACCGTGGCCCTCAGGGGTGCCGTGACGGCAACCCGAATGACAGTAGATCGAAGAAGAGGAGGTACTGA
- the LOC125552093 gene encoding uncharacterized protein LOC125552093 isoform X2: MSVAKKDEVCGHPLGLRLGEPAAGVPIKKRPVFLSDKSVPSGMTLSMKPPSTPTGMSVSALGAGFSNEPVLNRSKSDIPSRSFTPSTNEKKGVLLNGSSEIPSRGESGRLGSAAPVARSQSHKFLTLDLQLASRQNVKINSNSPVKKEKLDQGFSIFPSARPPKDVQTTSGMESSSNASLGKLSNLDLNVSLDPVDQLEGLPTMQAGFNIPHHTTIQHQKAQVPPVAPFSSVSSRLSLNIDNTLKPSSAYQLPNKSVAADVTLDLQLKPPTRPELGISWKGLAPDPELSLSLSGNHTDEPKGLNVPDAIFTSEPVERANKISLEVPAPVSDKSPAEKISKPMACNVNPHTTMPQSVSGNVEIMPSNLVKKEPGEPTRRHIQKNVEKPPLFVQQSVGQASSSAEFEKTGNLNQVCGKAGFDLYSGKFPNGSGVRNGLEVVTDSVPAQTDKLCGVACTEKFIKREEVTTAIPSPVIATVSGQSESLIAKSLHLEGNVASPVAGLCEPASQPTISASGPASCNPVKATIDCKPAVNQIHAHKNVARKPCDVSRSSSNPTAEPLVFNSLHRAVLDGMSQGSASMDFSEDGDNAVSQLPTTNKPRVESLGNSQITEVNNLITEPRKEGDSNMHHDCLSVTNKVHIQGTDDVKRVNTPDVIATHSGEEEHESEVSVNGKAKDKQLLTSDKNSPLTNTDITMEDVKISAGASSADLTRSPILGASGSHKIDSTRQSPKTSDNTVEKCRIPVIKSERSQSPDGKQAANCSEDNTKIAAVKSEHGTEKEEIARGSNLQPNDPVLGEDSLVDGASTSQLHNESTENEKDGQVNGSHWRDVANAYVNRNERWERFMQSERENNREFHGGRDMNNQRRIDPRYRGRGGGYHGYPRNFRGPRMSDESEIDFEDEPIVGRRRPHENDYGHLHRTQHRRLRSPLHQMPGCLMREMEHDRFSRREIMDPRLLDHGQMDDVPDDMMEQRFFMPHPHSQHTLGDHAFIHRDRSHSPGQRRGAPVHFHRGRSPETMHRSPPLNRSDRPYLPHQRHIRRRGSPFDRVGHDERGMQRNMKRCGMHQGVEGETFEPPLHPAQLAELHAEAELTERRRFGERRGYRRSLERSPMGGDEEMLSYHHGDGDIDFADGDGGPREPDGRGFRNRMEHRARGEQEDGFRYRGPQGCRDGNPNDSRSKKRRY, translated from the exons ATGTCGGTAGCCAAGAAGGACGAG GTTTGCGGTCATCCGCTTGGGCTGCGATTGGGTGAGCCGGCTGCTGGTGTTCCCATTAAGAAAAGGCCGGTTTTCTTATCCGACAAATCAGTTCCATCTGGAATGACACTCTCCATGAAGCCCCCATCTACTCCGACGGGGATGTCCGTCTCGGCTCTGGGGGCTGGCTTTAGCAACGAGCCTGTCTTGAATAGATCTAAATCGGATATTCCCAGTAGATCTTTTACTCCGTCGACGAACGAGAAGAAAGGCGTGCTACTTAATGGCTCAAGCGAGATCCCCTCTCGTGGAGAGAGTGGTAGACTAGGGAGTGCTGCTCCCGTTGCCAGATCACAGAGTCACAAGTTTCTGACTTTGGATTTACAGTTAGCGTCTCGTCAGAATGTCAAAATCAACTCTAATTCCCCTGTCAAGAAAGAGAAACTAGATCAGGGGTTTTCTATATTTCCTTCAGCAAGACCTCCCAAGGATGTGCAAACAACAAGTGGCATGGAATCTTCTTCTAACGCTAGCTTGGGAAAACTATCTAATTTAGATCTTAATGTATCACTGGACCCAGTTGATCAACTTGAAGGTTTGCCTACAATGCAGGCTGGCTTTAACATACCCCATCATACAACAATTCAGCATCAGAAAGCACAGGTTCCCCCAGTGGCACCCTTTTCTTCAGTAAGCAGTCGGCTGAGTCTAAATATTGACAATACTCTGAAACCGTCAAGTGCATATCAACTTCCTAATAAGAGTGTGGCAGCTGATGTTACCTTAGATTTGCAACTTAAACCACCAACCAGACCAGAGCTTGGAATAAGCTGGAAAGGCCTTGCTCCTGATCCAGAGCTAAGCCTCTCTCTATCTGGTAATCACACAGATGAGCCTAAGGGTCTGAATGTTCCTGATGCTATATTTACGTCTGAACCTGTTGAAAGAGCCAATAAGATCAGCCTGGAGGTTCCTGCACCAGTCTCCGATAAATCACCAGCTGAGAAGATTTCGAAACCTATGGCGTGTAATGTAAATCCTCACACCACCATGCCACAATCAGTTTCTGGAAATGTGGAGATAATGCCCAGTAATTTGGTGAAGAAAGAGCCTGGAGAACCTACACGGCGACATATCCAGAAAAATGTAGAAAAGCCACCTCTGTTCGTCCAACAAAGTGTTGGACAGGCTAGCAGTAGTGCTGAATTTGAAAAAACTGGCAACCTAAACCAAGTGTGTGGTAAAGCTGGCTTTGATTTGTACTCTGGAAAGTTTCCAAATGGTAGTGGTGTCCGCAATGGATTGGAGGTAGTGACTGATAGTGTTCCTGCACAAACTGACAAGTTGTGTGGTGTTGCTTGCACTGAGAAATTTATCAAGCGTGAAGAAGTGACAACTGCCATCCCAAGCCCTGTGATTGCAACAGTAAGTGGTCAGTCTGAGTCATTAATTGCTAAATCACTGCATTTGGAAGGTAATGTTGCCAGCCCTGTTGCTGGATTATGTGAACCAGCTAGTCAACCCACCATTTCTGCTTCGGGACCTGCAAGCTGTAATCCTGTTAAAGCTACTATTGATTGTAAACCAGCAGTTAATCAGATTCATGCTCACAAAAATGTGGCCCGGAAGCCTtgtgatgtatcccgaagttcctCCAACCCTACAGCTGAACCTCTGGTTTTCAATTCTCTGCACCGTGCTGTACTTGATGGTATGTCCCAAGGAAGTGCTTCAATGGACTTTTCAGAGGATGGTGATAATGCTGTTTCACAGCTGCCTACTACCAATAAGCCTCGTGTTGAGTCATTGGGTAATAGTCAAATTACTGAGGTTAATAACTTAATCACAGAGCCGCGGAAAGAAGGTGATAGTAATATGCATCATGACTGTTTGTCCGTGACAAATAAGGTTCACATTCAGGGCACTGATGATGTGAAGCGTGTTAATACGCCAGATGTCATTGCCACCCATTCAGGTGAGGAGGAGCATGAAAGTGAGGTTTCTGTTAATGGGAAAGCCAAAGACAAACAATTGTTGACATCTGATAAGAATTCCCCACTGACTAATACTGACATTACCATGGAAGATGTTAAGATTTCCGCAGGTGCCAGTTCAGCAGATCTTACAAGATCACCTATTTTGGGAGCTTCAGGTTCCCATAAAATAGATTCTACGAGGCAATCTCCCAAGACATCTGATAACACTGTCGAGAAGTGTAGAATCCCAGTGATAAAATCTGAAAGGAGTCAGTCTCCTGATGGTAAACAAGCTGCTAATTGTAGCGAGGACAATACAAAAATTGCTGCTGTAAAGAGTGAGCATGGGACAGAAAAGGAAGAGATTGCTAGAGGCTCTAATTTACAGCCAAACGATCcagttttgggtgaagattcaCTTGTTGACGGAGCTTCGACCAGTCAACTACATAATGAATCTACAGAG AATGAAAAAGATGGACAGGTTAATGGGTCGCATTGGCGAGATGTGGCAAATGCTTATGTTAATAG GAATGAAAGATGGGAGAGGTTCATGCAGTCTGAGCGAGAGAACAATAGAGAGTTCCATGGTGGCAGAGACATGAACAATCAACGGAGGATAGACCCACGTTATCGTGGTCGTGGTGGTGGATATCATGGCTATCCAAGGAACTTCAGGGGTCCAAGAATGAGCGATGAGTCTGAAATTGACTTCGAAGATGAACCTATTGTTGGCAGAAGGAGGCCACATGAAAATGACTACGGGCACTTGCACCGAACTCAGCATAGGCGGCTGCGTTCACCACTGCATCAGATGCCTGGCTGCCTCATGAGAGAAATGGAGCATGACAGATTTTCTAGGAGAGAGATTATGGACCCTAGGCTGTTGGATCACGGGCAGATGGATGATGTCCCAGATGACATGATGGAACAGAGGTTTTTCATGCCCCATCCTCATTCACAGCACACTCTAGGTGATCATGCATTTATCCACAGGGACAGGAGTCATTCACCTGGTCAAAGAAGGGGCGCCCCCGTGCATTTCCACCGGGGACGGTCCCCTGAAACCATGCACAGATCACCACCACTAAACAGAAGTGACAGACCATACTTACCTCATCAACGCCACATACGACGCCGTGGTTCTCCATTCGACCGAGTAGGACATGACGAGAGAGGTATGCAAAGGAACATGAAGCGGTGTGGCATGCATCAAGGTGTGGAAGGTGAGACCTTTGAGCCACCTTTACATCCCGCTCAACTAGCCGAGCTACATGCAGAGGCTGAGCTTACAGAGAGAAGGAGGTTTGGGGAGAGGAGAGGGTATCGTCGATCCTTGGAACGGAGCCCCATGGGCGGCGACGAGGAGATGCTCTCATACCACCACGGCGATGGCGACATCGACTTCGCCGATGGTGATGGCGGTCCACGGGAGCCTGATGGCCGTGGCTTCAGGAACAGAATGGAGCACCGAGCAAGGGGCGAGCAGGAAGACGGCTTCAGGTACCGTGGCCCTCAGGGGTGCCGTGACGGCAACCCGAATGACAGTAGATCGAAGAAGAGGAGGTACTGA
- the LOC125552094 gene encoding uncharacterized protein LOC125552094, whose protein sequence is MHRSHASTTESYPKPAANQEGSQASSRATMKCWCTHAPKGAMATPLSSPFSVTTLRAPLWHGRLHAPPLPPLRASSGDDAAGPETPAPVATAPAADEEFEKRVLQLKSRVGPKKRGSAGARKRKAAAESNAVTLPPVPLREPRSALGLPVEFGFTAYSERLNGLLATVGLTALLLVELGSGKSLVKYHQAPTLFLQVYTIVAAGTVYVKYEKERISVWPAPAPPKAPTSGE, encoded by the coding sequence ATGCACCGGAGCCACGCATCGACCACCGAAAGTTATCCAAAACCAGCGGCAAACCAGGAGGGGAGTCAAGCAAGCAGCCGCGCGACCATGAAGTGCTGGTGCACACATGCGCCCAAGGGAGCAATGGCGACGCCGCTCTCCAGCCCCTTCTCCGTCACCACCCTCCGGGCCCCGCTCTGGCACGGCCGCCTCCACGCACCGCCGCTGCCTCCCCTCCGCGCAAGCTCCGGCGATGACGCCGCCGGGCCGGAGACGCCGGCCCCGGTCGCCACCGCCCCCGCCGCCGACGAGGAGTTCGAGAAGCGCGTGCTGCAGCTGAAGTCCCGCGTCGGTCCCAAGAAGCGGGGCAGCGCCGGGGCGCGCAAGAGGAAGGCCGCCGCCGAGTCCAACGCCGTCACGCTGCCGCCGGTGCCGCTGCGGGAGCCACGGTCGGCGCTTGGCCTGCCCGTGGAGTTCGGCTTCACCGCCTACAGCGAGCGGCTCAACGGCCTGCTGGCCACGGTGGGCCTCACCGCGCTGCTACTGGTGGAGCTCGGCTCCGGCAAGTCGCTGGTCAAGTACCACCAGGCGCCCACGCTGTTCCTGCAGGTGTACACGATCGTCGCGGCGGGCACCGTGTACGTCAAGTACGAGAAGGAGCGGATCAGCGTCtggccggcgccggcgccgcccAAGGCGCCGACGAGCGGCGAATAA